AGTTGGCGATGGATATATATCGAAACCTATATTTTTAGCAACTTATTCTTCTAAATATTTCTTTATCACAATTTTTTATCGATTAATCTTGCATATACTAGCAAATATATATTATTAGTAATATTAATTTATACgtaaaatttcaatttcaaattcaGATTGTCATTTAATATTGATAATGAATAGAGTATCAGTAGATATAATATTAATCATTTATGTATTGGTTCTAAACACAAAAAATATGATGATTGAAAAAAAACTCACATTTTCTTAACAAACTCTAGAATTAGTAATATTTTGAAGTAACAAACAATAATAGGAGAGacgagtgtgtttggataggagattactATAGCACTTTTTGATATTTAACGTGTGTGTGAGATGAAAATGTAattaaaaggataaaaaataattttactaACTACACACACTTGTGAACCGGGCATTATATGTTAGGACATGCTTTTCATAAATCTATATTTAACGAAAAATTTACacaatatttttcaatcaacTTTGCATCTCATCTCATGTTACATCTAGACGTAAAAAGATGTTTAGGATGTGTTTGAATTGCAATTTTTTAAAGATAAATTATTCTATTTTCCGTTaacttattttttaattatttttttaccttACATGTATCCAATTACTATAgtaatttttatataaaaaattcagaaaaatacaATCTAAACAAAGCCTTAGAGTTTAAAAAATACCCTTAAAATTAAACAACTCATAAGACACTAGTGTACCTTGATGTTGATTAttgttataattattattttttaaatatctGTTGGTCAAAAAAAATATCTCATTGGGAGGCACAAAGATAGAAAGCGCAACAGCACAGAGTCGCATTAAACCCATGGTCCAAGATCGGCCGACCTACCCAAGTCGGTGCGTGAATCAAATCACATGTTACCCTCCACGTTTCGAGTTTCTGTGGCGCGTACAAAACTTTCCCACTATTTCAGCCGCTCGAGGTTTAGACGATTAGAACTAGTCGTTTTGCCTAGGATATGTAAATACTAGATTTTTATTTAAACTAATCCGAAATTTTTAGGTTAAGGATTGGTGTGAAAACCGATGAGATCTCCCGCAGAAGGCACCGCCTGCATGAACAGATTAAAATATGCTGATAAGGACAGATGAAACTAGATATTACATTCACCTCctgcaaagtttgtgatttgcCTCTTTTGTTTCCAAACTTGCCACAACTTTCcactaaaatttttctttttaattccCAATACTTTCTCAAATGAAAACAATTGGACAGGagataatttgaaaaaagtaTCTGAAATAATATTATAACACTTTTTATTATGTGATATTTATGAGATAAAGAGGTTATTATATATTCTACTTATAATACGagtaaaataatatatttatgttttttttttccgaattGTGGTATCCAAACGTTTGTAGCTTACATACAAAGAAAAACGGTGAACTCACAAGCTTCAATTAATAGATTTAAGTAGACTTTACATATTTTTCATTAATGTATCTTCCACTTCTTAaaactattatttgttcaaaCTCAAAAGTAAATGTTATATTAATGAGCACAATTGTGTAAAATTCATATTGAAGTCTAAGTAGATATCATGGAAAATGGCACATAAGTGAAAAGGAGATCATCATGATCGGAAAAGTAAAAGCAACACATAGTATTCACCTATTATTAAGGGTTTTTCCAACGGGTATACTTAGTACACTCGTTAACACAATTAATATTCACCTAACTTGTCATATATATTATCAAGGGTTTTTCTAATGAATGTTTTACAGCACTCGTTAACATATCTAATATTCACTTAacctattatatatatacacatactaacaattattatcttCTATTGTATTTGTATAATTTCCCTATTCAATCTTACCTACcatttattgtatttatttactctacctaattaatcttatatttttcaaaaatataatacttgaaaaatattttaacgAATGCCCTACAAACACCCGTTAGATAGACCGTATTATCATTAGTAAATTTTTATGGATGTTGTTGTAATTGTGCATTTAATTGGATTTGCATGTCAAGAAAGATTAAAATCTTTCTTAGCATATATTAACAATTACAATCTCGTAGCATATTACAGTAATTACGATGTCTTAGCTTATTACAGCAATCACAATCTTTAGAGGCCATTATTTGTTTACTTAAGTAGTGTATCACTGCAACCACAATCTTGTAATCTAGTATGACAAGCAACATCTTTGATATGCCAGTACCTGTTTATTTACGTGATGTATTTTAACAACTAAAGTCTTTAATATGACATCATTTACATATTTAGGTAACATGTCATGATAGCCATAATAAGTATTTGGCATGCAACGGTATAATTTCTAAAATGGTCTAAAAGTACGAGTCAACCCAACAAACTTATCATATATACAATTGGCAAATCATATTGATTCTGTATACATTTTTAGAAGGAAAATCTCTTGATGCCATAAACTCATTTGGTTAAATcaaaatttctaactttaaaTTTGTATGCCTGTAATTTGTACTGCATTATATTATTGCATGATCGTCCTTTATAGTACGTTCCCAGATACTGGGTCATGTTTTCAAGGGATCAAGTTTCAAAGCAAATAACGGGGTAGAGGCACATATCATCAAAAGTTTGCTTCGAACAAAATTGGCAATAAATGTGCAGCATAAATAAACAGTGAAAAAGGGATTTTATGAATTTGGAGAGAAAAATCTAAATCTAAACAAAATGCGTACTCATTtacaaattattattttttgtaaaaaaagtGTTTCTACAAAAATTGGAAATAGCTTTTTATTGTTGTGCCAAACTCGAAGAAGACTAATCTTTGCACACAACACCACATTATACTGATCTCTTGATTGTTTCCAAACCCTTCAAAGAAAATGCAATATAAATATTTGAGATTATTATCAACAAGAATTTTTGTACTTAGCCATCGTTCTTAGCTATGGAGCTAGTAATAGAGTGCTAGTAAATAAGAATAATGTGTTGGTATTGTTGCTTAATATATGCTATTGTTGCAGTAGTTGGAAAGAAGGGCTGCGACACTGTAAACATGATGATTACATATACCATTAAGGAATAAGCAAGTGGTAAAAAAATCTAATAGAGGAAAGGACTACCTTACGAAATTCTTTCAAATGACTCGATTTATTGTTATATAATTAATTTTCTTCAGCATTTgatgtccctttttttttcccttgtttgtttggatggtaagttatttgagatatttttactgtagtactttttgtgatgtgatgtatgtgagataaaaggtaattgagaaaataaaaagatgtATTGGAAAttataatgatgatgtaagcaaatatatttgagaAAATAATCAGCTGTCCAAACAAACTAGTAACAATTAGCAAGAGCCAATTAATATTGAAAGAGCATGGCGCGCACTTACAAAGTCAATTTTGCTATccttaaaagaaagaaaaatacatGCATAAAGCATAAGGAAACTAAAAGAGTAGGTTGACTAAATAGCTGAGCCAAGGTAATAAATTTACTAGGTACTTCATTAGTGAACCTCATTAATTACGTCTTTTTCTTataagaaaaattttcttacaCTATGAATAATAATATACTACATAAGTTGGATCCAATTTAACTATTCTTTCAATTAGAATAATTACAAGTCGATATATCACATCCTATTCTAGattagcaaaagaaaattttcccaaAACATCCCAACAATAAAAGAACCCTACGTACATACAAGTGACTTCTGAGGCAATAGTTGTTACCACAATggaatatttcaaaatattccaTTAAAAGAAAGAACTAATCACGTGTTTCTATTCCAttattggtttgtttggatagttatttatttgtaaaaatttCATTATGGTAATACATTTTTCGATCTtcttttgcttgcatcatatatatatatatcactgcaatttttttttaaattattccaaataatctactatctaAACATACTAGTATATATTTTCCAAACAAGAGTTTGTCAACAAATTACAAGGTTGGAAAAGATTTTCATAATCACTACAAAATCAAATTAGTACACTCTAGcactttttcttcacaaactcATGTAATCACACTCTAGcattcatttttctctttttaggaaTTTGAACTAATTGTGCGAGTTTTGTGCATGATATGATACCTTTAGAAAAAAATGAACGATCCTAGCTGTGCAAGTTACTTGTATTCGATCCCTCAGTCATTAATATATATTGTTTCATACTATGAACGTTTTTATCCATTCGTTCAAGGATTTGCTTGAAAGGCAAGAAGATGGgcattagttaaaaaaaaagatggaaagAGGTTTCCAAATTATTACAAACTTAAAGGAGTATACTtgcaaaataaattttgaaacagCATGTACTGctgaaaaatttgaaataaattagaATACTTTAGACATGCTGTGCAGTAGTTGCCTCCCACTCCCACTGTCCCACACCTTCCCTCCACATgacttataatttttttttaatatttaaagaaaaatatcctttttcttttttctgacTCTTTCTGTCATCCATGTGTATAAATCTGATGGACTGCTTCCTTTGTGAACCTTCTTTTCTCTTGTCCAAGACAAGACCGActcttcttcctcctctctcCTCCTTGTGTTCCCCTCTTGTTTGAAATATTCTCCTGTAACAATAGATAGAGGAGGGGAAAATATACCTCCTTAACAATTTTGTACAGCTCGCTCAGGTAACCGGcaattcttctttctttctcttcttctcaAATACCCCCTTTCTTCTATCTCTTTAGCTTAGATCTCTTCTGGCTTTTCcattttcagctcaaagttttGAGCTTTTTTAGCTTAGACGTCGGAAGAAATGTTTTTGAGGTCAAAAAAGTTTTCTTGCCCAAGTTTCGACTTCAACTTTGCGATGATTTTTCTGggttttcataattttttatgaCCCTTTGTTCTAATATATCTTTTGTGCGTGTTGTAAGATTTGGGTCAATTGTTGTGTTTTCTTTGGTAATAGTAGTTGAAATTTAACGGATCTGAGAAGTGATTTTTTTTCAGCTACCAAAAAAagtaggtttctatttgaaatCAAGGATATATTTCGTTTTCTCTTCTGTTTAGAACGAGGTGAAATCCTTAGGAACCTCAAAAATTATCTTCTCTGGTGAATATAAAAAATAAGTTTTAGAAATCTCTGGAACGGATCTGAAATATTGAGTTACCTTTGAATTTATCGATTAATCCAGATTTGCTTGATCTCCGAAAATTGCCatgttttttgtttttaccTACAAGTCAAAAATTCCTCAGCAGCCGGCTATTCAGCTCCCACTTTGACCAGATCCATGCTGATCtcaaaaaattacatttttacttCAAAATTACTTCTTTAATTCTTAATTGTTTATTTGGAGATTCCCTATTGAGCTATGTCTCTTGGTATATTTGTCTTCTAATCCCCCTTTTATCTTCAGTAGGCATCTAATTCATGTGGCTTTTGAAACAGGTGTGGCGATTCTTTTTCATAaccaaaaaaaatccaaaaatctcaaggaagaaaagagaaaatgaagcaaaacggtTTTGCTGCCTATGAGGAGAGGAGAGCCTCTGTCGCCATCTCTGTCCCAAGTTCAATTGTTCCAGATTTCACCACTcatgggagagagagggagagggaaacTGTTGTTTGCCCTAAACCAAGGCGAGTTGGAGGCCTTAATCCGGCTATGGCTGACCCTATCAGACCTCTTCGATGGCATGTGAGGTAATTATCTGAGGAACATGGACCCCCTTTTGTATTGTACAATACAAGAAAATTACCTGAGTTCtttatcaagtttttttttgtttttttttttaatttgggtATGATTTTGAAGATTAATTTATGATGGGCTTATTATCTGTGGTGGAAACTTTTACAGCCATCAGCAGGAGGTTTGTGATGCAAAAGCTGGAGCTGAGTTGTTGGATATCATCCTTGCAAAGGTGTGTgcttttttctgaatttttttggtTAGTTTTTTACCCTGCAACTGATCTAAGACTCCTAGGTTTTGGTTGTTAGTTGCATATAGGTAAGCTTTTAAGCTGTTTAGGTGGTCGAGGGTGGGCTAGATGATTAAATTGTTTAGCATCGGCAAGTTTACTGTTGCAAAATTTGGATAATTAGATTCATGTTTTTACTGAAATGAGAGTTTCTTGTTTTTGGACAGGGTGGTTATGGCACGGAACAACCATCATGTACACAGGCAGCCTCGTCGCCCCCATTTTTTAGTGGGTCACCGCCGAGCAGAGTATCTAACCCATTAATTCAGGATGCTCGATTTGGTGATGAAAGGGTCACCCCAGTTTCCCCTCGTGCGATTCCGATTCCCTCCGGTTTGGCATCGTCCCCGTCCTCATCCGCCAGGAAATCCGGCGGGTGCGTCCGGGCGAATTTTGGCAACAATCCGGCTGTGAGAATTGAGGGGTTTGATTGCCTGGACAGGGATCGCAGGAATTGCAGCATCCCTGCTCTGGCTTAGATAATAAGAATTTGTTTTCCCTAAACAAGTCCAATTCATCCAAGATCGAGTATCCAAAAGCAAAAAAGATATTTGAGAAAGTACATATTAGAGAGCAAAGTTTGGAATACTTCTACTACTATTGATTAGcatcagcagcagcagcagcagaagAGAAGAATTTTGAAGAGTTTCACGAAATCAAGAATTGAGGAAGTGAACGAGAGGTCGTTAGATCCTTTTTTGGTCTTGTGTAAATATGTTTGAAAAAGGGTCTGCAAGTGTATATTGTTAATGCGTctg
This portion of the Coffea eugenioides isolate CCC68of chromosome 11, Ceug_1.0, whole genome shotgun sequence genome encodes:
- the LOC113753172 gene encoding uncharacterized protein LOC113753172, with product MKQNGFAAYEERRASVAISVPSSIVPDFTTHGRERERETVVCPKPRRVGGLNPAMADPIRPLRWHVSHQQEVCDAKAGAELLDIILAKGGYGTEQPSCTQAASSPPFFSGSPPSRVSNPLIQDARFGDERVTPVSPRAIPIPSGLASSPSSSARKSGGCVRANFGNNPAVRIEGFDCLDRDRRNCSIPALA